The following coding sequences are from one Microbulbifer sp. TB1203 window:
- a CDS encoding class GN sortase: protein MLRAALSGILLTAGIWQLGGAAWLLAKAELAQVLISDAWEEQLQTGVEVKPWPWADTWPVAKLQLDQQTSLMVLAGGSGQALAFGPGMLAISGAPGEPRTTVIAAHRDTHFGDLGKLKPGAPIQLQDNRGRWHSYRVSETRVVDSGREQLPVFAEPGLLLVTCYPFGAIDPRGPLRYLVYAEYLDGAAPVQL, encoded by the coding sequence ATGCTGCGCGCGGCTCTGTCCGGCATCCTATTGACCGCCGGGATTTGGCAGCTGGGCGGCGCCGCCTGGCTGCTGGCCAAGGCGGAGCTGGCACAGGTGCTGATCAGCGATGCCTGGGAGGAGCAGCTGCAGACGGGCGTCGAAGTGAAGCCCTGGCCCTGGGCGGACACCTGGCCGGTGGCGAAACTGCAGCTGGATCAGCAAACATCCTTGATGGTACTGGCCGGCGGCAGCGGCCAGGCGCTGGCCTTCGGCCCGGGAATGCTGGCAATCTCCGGCGCGCCGGGAGAGCCGCGCACCACGGTGATCGCCGCCCACCGCGATACCCATTTCGGCGACCTGGGCAAACTCAAACCCGGCGCACCGATTCAGCTGCAGGACAATCGCGGCCGCTGGCATAGCTACAGGGTCAGCGAGACCCGGGTGGTGGACAGCGGTCGCGAACAGCTGCCGGTTTTCGCCGAGCCGGGGCTGCTGCTGGTGACCTGCTATCCCTTCGGTGCGATAGATCCCCGCGGCCCGTTGCGCTACCTGGTGTACGCCGAGTACCTGGACGGCGCGGCGCCGGTCCAGCTGTGA
- a CDS encoding VIT domain-containing protein, protein MNRALFSGQRIPRELLVLPTEEYYRRRYRGGKRSRWLLFLVTALAVFIAAVGARAEQAVTLDDVESGDLLFNSAEQGRYTPAVHLASHARIEVRGLVAEVQLEQAFANRSDQWQEAVYVLPLPEQAAVNGLEIQVGERRIVGKVREREQAAQIYKAARAAGKRAALLEQQRPNLFTNKVANIAPGETIRVHIRYLQPVAYDSGTFSLRLPTTLTPRYIPGKVIEDAETELSVDGDGWALPTNQVPDADKITPFMWIPPVESTLRGSVKSPKMPPDSFAQPAAELTANSSHKISVEVKLDGGLPLADITSPYHDIDFKKHSGGSYFVTLRNGSAAMDRDFALRWRPRASAMPRAALFTEQGMAPDGEDGEKRASTYLQLLLLPPDRAGKVRRLPREVVYVIDTSGSMGGNSIRQAKESLLLALSRLQPGDRFNVIEFNSNTRALFPRPVAADPVNIRHARAQVENLQARGGTEMAPALRLALSQQLPGDDNLVRQVVFITDGAVGNERALFELIQQSLANARLFTVGIGSAPNSHFMRKAAQFGRGASVTIGDLGEVQEKMQALFAKLENPLATDLQITWPQGLVVDAYPKRIPDLYRGEPIQLVAKIGGAGLSGEVQLRGRQAGKQFQLRLALKKSGSDVGRGIGSVWARSKIESLRDRQLAVGESSEAGQSLREQVLQLALDHQLASPYTSFVAVEEKVVRPQGEGLSKSPVPNVVARGQVLQRQTYPSTAAGLNAQLLMAAALLSLGGLLCRGRALRCGLSRQLRRWLRKLLPDLRRVRLPQERSLVRTR, encoded by the coding sequence GTGAACAGGGCACTTTTTTCCGGCCAGCGCATACCGCGCGAACTGCTGGTGTTACCGACCGAGGAATACTACCGCCGCCGCTACCGCGGGGGAAAGCGCAGCCGCTGGCTGCTGTTTCTGGTTACCGCGCTGGCGGTATTTATCGCCGCGGTGGGCGCGCGGGCGGAACAGGCTGTCACTCTGGACGACGTGGAAAGCGGGGACCTGCTGTTTAACAGCGCGGAGCAGGGCCGTTATACACCGGCAGTCCATCTGGCCAGTCATGCGCGTATTGAGGTTCGCGGACTGGTGGCGGAAGTGCAGCTGGAGCAGGCGTTCGCCAACCGCAGCGACCAGTGGCAGGAGGCGGTGTACGTACTGCCACTGCCGGAACAGGCGGCGGTGAACGGCCTGGAAATCCAGGTGGGCGAACGGCGTATCGTCGGCAAGGTGCGCGAGCGCGAGCAGGCCGCGCAGATCTACAAGGCTGCCCGCGCCGCCGGCAAGCGCGCCGCGCTATTGGAGCAGCAGCGCCCGAATCTGTTTACCAACAAAGTGGCGAATATCGCCCCGGGTGAAACCATTCGCGTGCATATCCGCTACCTGCAGCCGGTGGCTTACGACAGCGGCACTTTCAGCCTGCGCCTGCCCACCACACTGACACCGCGCTATATTCCCGGCAAGGTGATCGAAGATGCCGAAACCGAGCTGTCGGTCGATGGTGACGGCTGGGCTCTTCCCACGAACCAAGTGCCGGACGCAGATAAGATCACTCCATTTATGTGGATTCCACCAGTGGAATCCACCCTTCGGGGCAGCGTAAAGTCGCCCAAAATGCCTCCCGACAGCTTTGCGCAACCGGCCGCAGAGCTGACTGCAAACAGCAGCCACAAAATTTCCGTCGAGGTAAAACTGGACGGCGGGCTGCCCTTGGCAGATATCACCAGCCCCTATCACGATATCGATTTCAAAAAGCACAGCGGCGGAAGCTATTTCGTCACCCTGCGCAACGGCAGTGCGGCCATGGACCGGGATTTCGCCCTGCGCTGGCGCCCGCGCGCGTCAGCTATGCCCCGCGCGGCGCTGTTTACCGAACAGGGAATGGCACCGGACGGAGAAGATGGAGAGAAGCGGGCCAGTACTTACCTGCAGCTGTTGCTGTTGCCGCCGGACAGGGCGGGAAAGGTGCGGCGCCTGCCGCGGGAAGTTGTCTATGTGATCGACACCTCCGGTTCCATGGGCGGCAACTCGATTCGCCAGGCCAAGGAGAGTTTGCTGTTGGCGCTGTCGCGACTACAGCCGGGGGACCGCTTCAACGTGATCGAATTCAACAGCAACACCCGCGCGCTGTTCCCGCGCCCGGTCGCTGCGGACCCGGTCAATATTCGGCACGCCCGCGCCCAGGTGGAGAACTTACAGGCCCGTGGCGGCACTGAGATGGCGCCGGCTCTGCGCCTGGCGCTGAGCCAGCAGCTGCCCGGTGACGACAATCTTGTGCGGCAGGTGGTGTTTATCACCGACGGCGCGGTGGGCAACGAGCGTGCGCTATTCGAACTGATCCAGCAATCGCTCGCCAACGCGCGCCTGTTCACCGTTGGCATCGGCTCGGCCCCTAACAGTCACTTCATGCGCAAGGCTGCGCAGTTTGGCCGCGGCGCCTCCGTCACCATCGGTGATTTGGGCGAGGTGCAGGAGAAAATGCAGGCGCTGTTTGCCAAGCTGGAAAACCCGCTGGCCACCGATTTGCAGATCACCTGGCCCCAGGGACTGGTGGTGGACGCCTACCCGAAAAGAATTCCCGACCTCTACCGCGGTGAGCCGATACAACTGGTGGCGAAGATCGGGGGCGCCGGGCTGAGCGGTGAGGTGCAGTTGCGCGGAAGACAGGCGGGCAAGCAGTTCCAGCTGCGCCTGGCTCTGAAGAAAAGCGGGTCCGATGTCGGCCGCGGGATCGGAAGCGTCTGGGCGCGCAGCAAAATAGAGTCGCTGCGCGACCGCCAACTGGCGGTGGGGGAATCCAGCGAGGCCGGGCAGTCGCTGCGCGAGCAGGTATTGCAGCTGGCACTGGATCACCAGTTGGCAAGTCCTTACACCAGCTTTGTCGCGGTGGAGGAAAAAGTGGTGCGGCCGCAGGGGGAAGGGCTCTCCAAAAGCCCGGTGCCCAATGTGGTGGCGCGCGGTCAGGTACTGCAGCGTCAGACCTACCCGAGCACCGCCGCCGGTCTCAACGCGCAACTGCTGATGGCCGCGGCCCTATTGAGCTTAGGCGGGCTGCTGTGCCGCGGACGGGCGTTGCGGTGCGGTCTGTCGCGGCAATTGCGCCGTTGGCTGCGAAAACTGCTGCCTGATCTGCGCCGGGTCCGGTTGCCGCAGGAGCGTAGCCTGGTGAGGACTCGCTAA
- a CDS encoding phosphoribosylaminoimidazolesuccinocarboxamide synthase, protein MSLADKVLAVNDDLPIRTDKPVHSGKVRSVYWLTETDSRRLIQEKGYPVAPDAPLAVMVISDRISAFDCIWTGEGGMRGVPGKGAALNAISNHWFKLFRDNGLADSHILDIPHPLVWIVQKARPVMIEAIARQYITGSMWRAYAKGEREFCGIEIPDGLQKDQKLPELLITPSTKGILKGIPGVPEADDVNITRGNIEDNFEAFNFRRRDDIELYEKLLKEGFDVISEELEKLDQIFVDTKFEFGYVTDANGEEKLIYMDEVGTPDSSRIWDGEQYRAGKVVENSKEGFRQALLSHFADPDILLNKDRMDERQALARDNELPASMLMDVSDTYVGIAEKIIGGKLELSENPKAELIEVLRNDYGLID, encoded by the coding sequence ATGAGCCTTGCCGACAAAGTACTGGCGGTCAACGACGACCTGCCGATTCGCACCGACAAGCCCGTCCACAGCGGCAAAGTCCGCTCCGTCTACTGGCTAACCGAGACCGACAGCCGCCGCCTGATACAGGAAAAGGGCTACCCTGTAGCCCCGGATGCGCCGCTGGCGGTGATGGTGATCTCCGACCGCATCTCCGCGTTCGACTGTATCTGGACCGGTGAGGGCGGCATGCGCGGCGTGCCGGGCAAGGGGGCGGCGTTGAACGCCATCTCCAACCACTGGTTCAAGTTGTTCCGGGACAACGGCCTGGCGGACAGCCACATCCTCGACATTCCCCACCCGCTGGTATGGATAGTGCAGAAGGCGCGCCCGGTGATGATCGAGGCCATCGCCCGCCAGTACATCACCGGCTCCATGTGGCGTGCCTATGCCAAGGGCGAGCGCGAGTTCTGTGGCATCGAAATTCCCGACGGCCTGCAGAAGGACCAGAAGCTGCCGGAATTGCTGATCACCCCATCCACCAAGGGGATCCTCAAGGGCATCCCCGGCGTGCCGGAGGCGGACGACGTCAACATCACCCGCGGCAACATTGAAGATAATTTCGAGGCCTTCAATTTCCGCCGCCGTGACGATATCGAGCTCTACGAGAAGTTGCTGAAAGAGGGCTTCGACGTGATCTCCGAGGAACTGGAAAAACTCGACCAAATCTTCGTCGACACCAAATTCGAGTTCGGCTACGTCACCGACGCCAACGGCGAGGAAAAGCTGATCTATATGGACGAGGTGGGCACCCCGGATTCCTCCCGTATCTGGGATGGCGAACAGTACCGCGCTGGCAAGGTAGTGGAAAACTCGAAAGAGGGTTTCCGCCAGGCGCTGCTGAGCCACTTCGCGGACCCGGATATCCTGCTCAACAAGGACCGCATGGACGAGCGCCAGGCCCTGGCCCGCGACAACGAGCTGCCGGCATCCATGCTGATGGATGTATCCGATACTTATGTAGGGATTGCGGAAAAGATTATCGGCGGGAAACTGGAACTCTCCGAAAACCCGAAGGCGGAACTGATCGAGGTGCTGCGTAACGACTATGGTTTGATTGATTAG
- a CDS encoding AI-2E family transporter, translated as MLAIVRNWVNRYFSQEEVVLLVLLMLAALVVLATLGQVLAPVLAALIIAFLMQGMVQRLVSWKVPHWLAVTLACLVLVGTIVALFLVVLPIIWRQLVRLFAELPNMIERGQQLLLLLPERYPRLVSAEQIDDIFSTLASELGSVGQTLVTFSLANLPVLAAVLIYAVVVPILVFFFLKDSDKLINWCVSFLPNRRPMLRQIWHEMNDQVANYVRGKVIEISIVAVVSYAAFLMLGVNYALLLAVAVGLSVLIPYIGAAVVTIPVAAIGLFQWGWSSEFFYLILAYGIIQLLDGNVLVPLLFSEAVNLHPVAIILAVLFFGGIWGFWGVFFAIPLATLLKAIMNAWPTAGHQAEWEAREMAENGGDQP; from the coding sequence ATGCTGGCGATAGTCCGAAACTGGGTAAACCGCTACTTCAGCCAGGAAGAGGTAGTGCTGCTGGTGCTGCTGATGCTGGCGGCCCTAGTGGTTCTGGCGACCCTGGGCCAGGTGCTGGCCCCGGTGCTGGCGGCGCTGATCATCGCCTTCCTGATGCAGGGTATGGTGCAGCGGCTCGTTTCATGGAAGGTGCCCCACTGGCTGGCGGTAACCCTGGCCTGCCTGGTCCTGGTGGGCACTATCGTGGCCCTGTTTCTAGTGGTGCTGCCGATCATCTGGCGCCAGCTGGTGCGGTTGTTTGCGGAACTGCCGAATATGATCGAGCGGGGGCAGCAGTTGCTGCTACTGCTGCCGGAGCGCTACCCGCGGCTGGTTTCCGCGGAGCAGATCGACGATATCTTCAGTACCCTGGCCAGTGAACTGGGCTCGGTGGGCCAGACCCTGGTGACCTTCTCCCTCGCCAACCTGCCGGTGCTGGCAGCGGTGCTGATCTACGCAGTGGTGGTGCCGATCCTGGTGTTCTTCTTTCTCAAGGATTCCGACAAGCTGATCAATTGGTGTGTCTCTTTCCTGCCCAATCGTAGGCCCATGCTGCGCCAGATCTGGCACGAGATGAACGACCAGGTGGCCAACTACGTGCGCGGCAAGGTGATCGAGATCTCCATCGTCGCTGTGGTCAGCTACGCCGCCTTCCTGATGCTGGGGGTCAATTACGCGCTGCTGCTGGCGGTGGCTGTGGGGCTCAGCGTGTTGATCCCCTATATCGGTGCCGCAGTGGTGACCATCCCAGTGGCCGCCATCGGGCTGTTCCAGTGGGGCTGGAGCAGCGAGTTCTTCTACCTGATCCTGGCCTACGGCATTATCCAACTGCTCGACGGCAACGTGCTGGTGCCGCTGCTGTTTTCCGAGGCGGTCAACCTGCACCCGGTGGCGATTATTCTCGCGGTACTGTTTTTCGGCGGCATCTGGGGCTTCTGGGGCGTCTTCTTCGCCATTCCGCTGGCGACTCTGCTGAAGGCAATCATGAACGCCTGGCCGACTGCCGGTCACCAGGCCGAATGGGAGGCCAGGGAGATGGCGGAGAACGGCGGCGATCAACCATAA
- a CDS encoding sulfurtransferase TusA family protein: protein MTGTVQTQNVDWDAAHTLDTRGLTCPQPLLAMRRALGELPAGTLLRVLATDPGSWRDFHSYAELSRRPLLRAEQRGGVFSYWIRRDT, encoded by the coding sequence ATGACCGGAACTGTACAGACACAAAACGTGGACTGGGATGCCGCGCACACCCTGGACACCCGCGGGCTGACCTGTCCGCAGCCGCTGCTGGCCATGCGCCGGGCCCTGGGTGAACTGCCCGCCGGTACGCTGCTGCGGGTGCTGGCCACAGATCCGGGTTCCTGGCGGGACTTCCACAGCTACGCCGAACTGAGCCGCCGGCCGCTGCTGCGCGCGGAGCAGCGGGGCGGGGTATTCAGCTACTGGATAAGACGAGACACCTGA
- a CDS encoding M48 family metalloprotease: MIDHQQKNSRRSPSRRHLGSGLAILGLGLLLGAPLAAVADDGQILLPELGDSSSGVVSRTREKELGQMWLRMFRSQVRTSNDALLQQYVENTVKSLSEYAPLEDKSIDVVVVSNDTMNAFAVPGGIMGVHTGLFLFAENEDQFASVIAHELGHLSQRHYARSLEAQRNSTIPTLAGMLGALVLAATAGGDAGIAAMTATQAAALDSQLRFSRQNEQEADRVGIETLAKSGRNPEEAGEMFEQMLRATRYYRRPPEFLLTHPVTEKRIADAKLRANRMPAVETSDSREYHLMRARIRVAAEATPQQAVKRFQAELRGISDNEDAARYGLALAQTAAGKMDTALETLQPLLDREPDKAAFVLARADIDLARQDYNSATKRLRKALDRNPGDHALTMGLANAHFKAGNYLAAERILERHSRVRKKDPAVWYLLAETHGLAGDIVGVHEARAEYYILNGVFDKALQHLRHGIRMAKDDYQTHAILEQRMKDVIKMQEKAKEL; encoded by the coding sequence ATGATCGATCACCAACAGAAAAACTCGCGGCGTTCCCCTTCCCGCCGGCACCTCGGCAGCGGGCTGGCGATCCTGGGTCTGGGCTTGTTGCTCGGCGCGCCGCTGGCGGCAGTCGCCGACGACGGCCAGATCCTGTTGCCGGAACTGGGCGACAGCAGCAGCGGTGTGGTATCCCGAACACGGGAGAAGGAACTGGGGCAGATGTGGCTGCGCATGTTCCGCAGCCAGGTGCGCACCTCCAACGACGCGCTGCTGCAGCAGTACGTGGAAAATACGGTCAAGAGCCTGTCCGAATACGCCCCACTGGAAGACAAGTCCATCGACGTGGTGGTGGTCAGTAACGACACCATGAATGCCTTCGCGGTGCCCGGCGGCATCATGGGCGTACATACCGGCCTGTTCCTGTTTGCCGAAAACGAAGATCAGTTCGCGTCGGTGATCGCCCACGAACTGGGCCACCTGAGCCAGCGCCACTACGCCCGCTCCCTCGAGGCCCAGCGCAACAGTACCATCCCCACCCTCGCCGGCATGCTCGGCGCCCTGGTTCTCGCCGCCACCGCCGGCGGTGACGCCGGTATCGCGGCGATGACCGCCACCCAGGCCGCCGCGCTGGACAGCCAGCTGCGCTTCTCCCGCCAGAACGAACAGGAAGCGGACCGGGTGGGCATCGAGACCCTCGCCAAATCCGGCCGCAATCCCGAGGAGGCCGGCGAGATGTTCGAACAGATGCTCAGGGCCACCCGTTATTACCGCCGCCCGCCGGAGTTCCTGCTCACCCACCCGGTGACCGAAAAGCGCATTGCCGACGCCAAACTGCGCGCCAACCGCATGCCGGCGGTCGAGACCAGCGACAGCCGTGAATACCATCTGATGCGCGCACGCATCCGCGTGGCCGCCGAAGCCACCCCGCAACAGGCGGTCAAACGCTTCCAGGCGGAACTGCGCGGTATCAGCGACAATGAGGACGCCGCCCGCTACGGCCTGGCGCTGGCGCAGACCGCCGCCGGCAAAATGGACACTGCCCTGGAAACCCTGCAGCCGCTGCTGGACAGGGAGCCGGACAAGGCGGCCTTTGTATTGGCCCGCGCGGATATCGACCTGGCCCGCCAGGATTACAACAGCGCCACCAAGCGCCTGCGCAAGGCGCTGGACAGGAACCCCGGCGATCACGCCCTGACCATGGGTCTGGCCAACGCCCACTTCAAGGCGGGCAACTACCTGGCTGCGGAGCGCATCCTCGAAAGGCACAGCCGCGTGCGCAAAAAGGACCCGGCGGTCTGGTACCTGCTGGCGGAGACTCACGGCCTGGCCGGGGACATCGTCGGTGTACACGAGGCGCGCGCCGAGTACTACATTCTCAACGGCGTCTTCGACAAGGCCCTGCAGCACCTGCGCCACGGCATCCGCATGGCCAAGGACGACTACCAGACCCACGCGATCCTGGAGCAGCGTATGAAAGATGTGATCAAGATGCAGGAGAAGGCCAAAGAGCTTTAA
- the nadA gene encoding quinolinate synthase NadA has product MSQKLVLAEAVDPRALVQGHLAEPAVHQYSEEELELWRERIKRLLKEQNAVLVAHYYTDPLIQALAEETGGCVSDSLEMARFGAEHQAETLIVAGVKFMGETAKILTPHKRVLMPTLEATCSLDLGCPPEEFSAFCDAHPDRTVVVYANTSAAVKARADWVVTSSIALDVVDHLDAQGEKILWAPDKHLGSYVQRETGADVLLWDGACIVHEEFKAKGVLDLKALYPDAVVLVHPESPAAVVELADVVGSTSQIINAAKTRPEKRFIVATDQGIFYKMQQQCPGKELIVAPTAGAGATCRSCASCPWMAMNSLETLCGVLERGDNEISVDPELGRRAMVPLQRMLDFRKPLD; this is encoded by the coding sequence ATGAGCCAGAAATTAGTTCTCGCAGAGGCTGTTGATCCGCGCGCACTGGTGCAGGGGCACCTGGCGGAACCGGCTGTGCACCAGTACAGCGAAGAGGAGCTGGAGCTGTGGCGCGAGCGTATCAAGCGCCTGCTGAAAGAGCAGAACGCGGTGCTTGTGGCCCACTACTATACGGACCCGCTGATCCAGGCCCTGGCCGAGGAAACCGGTGGCTGTGTATCCGACTCCCTGGAAATGGCCCGATTCGGCGCTGAACACCAGGCGGAGACCCTGATCGTCGCCGGCGTCAAGTTTATGGGGGAGACCGCCAAGATCCTCACCCCCCACAAACGCGTGCTGATGCCCACCCTGGAAGCCACCTGTTCCCTGGACCTGGGCTGCCCGCCGGAAGAATTTTCCGCTTTCTGCGACGCGCACCCGGACCGCACCGTGGTGGTCTACGCGAACACCTCGGCGGCGGTAAAGGCGCGCGCGGACTGGGTGGTGACTTCGAGTATCGCCCTGGATGTGGTGGACCACCTGGACGCACAGGGCGAAAAGATCCTCTGGGCGCCGGACAAGCACCTGGGCAGCTATGTGCAGCGGGAGACCGGTGCGGACGTGCTGCTGTGGGACGGCGCCTGCATTGTGCACGAGGAGTTCAAGGCCAAGGGTGTGTTGGACCTGAAGGCCCTCTACCCGGACGCGGTGGTGCTGGTGCACCCGGAATCCCCCGCCGCGGTGGTGGAGCTGGCGGATGTGGTGGGCTCCACCTCGCAGATTATCAACGCGGCGAAAACCCGCCCGGAAAAGCGTTTTATCGTCGCCACCGACCAGGGCATCTTCTACAAGATGCAGCAGCAGTGCCCGGGCAAGGAACTGATCGTTGCACCCACCGCTGGTGCCGGCGCCACCTGCCGCAGTTGCGCCAGTTGCCCGTGGATGGCGATGAACTCGCTGGAGACCCTGTGCGGGGTACTGGAGCGGGGGGATAACGAGATCTCCGTGGACCCGGAGCTGGGCAGGCGCGCGATGGTGCCGCTGCAGCGGATGCTGGATTTCCGCAAGCCGCTGGACTGA
- the lhgO gene encoding L-2-hydroxyglutarate oxidase: protein MYDFIIIGGGIVGMSTAMQLQQAFPDRKVLVLEKEARLAEHQTGHNSGVIHAGVYYTPGSLKAKFCLEGNRATKAFCDRHGIPYLECGKLLVATNALEVERMKALWERTEANGLERYWLSAAELEEREPNITGKAGILVPSSGIVDYRAVTEAMGREFRTLGGEIRFGCTVTGIEELRSEVRIHSDRDTVAGRHLISCSGLMADRIVRMLGLEPSFRICPFRGEYYRLKPEHNRIVNHLIYPIPDPSMPFLGVHLTRMIDGSVTVGPNAVLAWKREGYRKTDLSLRDTLETLSYPGILKVLKQNLKPGLKELKNSLFKGGYLKMVQKYCPMLEKADLMPYPAGVRAQAVSRDGKLVDDFLFVNTARTINVCNAPSPAATSALPIGAHIVDTAIQQFHLGPRADSRVA from the coding sequence GTGTACGATTTCATCATTATCGGCGGCGGTATCGTCGGCATGTCCACCGCCATGCAGCTGCAGCAAGCCTTTCCCGATCGAAAAGTTCTGGTACTCGAGAAGGAAGCCCGGCTGGCGGAACACCAGACCGGCCACAACAGCGGCGTGATCCACGCGGGGGTTTACTATACGCCGGGCAGCCTGAAGGCAAAGTTCTGCCTGGAGGGCAACCGCGCCACCAAGGCCTTCTGTGACCGCCACGGCATCCCGTACCTCGAGTGCGGCAAGCTGCTGGTTGCCACCAATGCGCTGGAGGTGGAACGCATGAAGGCGCTGTGGGAGCGCACCGAAGCCAATGGTCTGGAGCGCTATTGGCTGAGCGCCGCGGAGCTGGAAGAGCGCGAACCCAATATCACCGGGAAGGCGGGAATCCTCGTACCTTCCAGCGGTATCGTCGACTACCGGGCCGTCACCGAGGCGATGGGGCGGGAATTCCGCACGCTGGGTGGCGAAATCCGTTTCGGTTGCACGGTCACCGGTATCGAGGAGCTTCGCTCTGAAGTGCGAATTCACAGCGACCGGGATACCGTTGCGGGCCGCCACCTGATTTCCTGCTCGGGCCTGATGGCCGATCGCATCGTGCGCATGCTCGGACTGGAGCCGTCGTTCCGCATCTGTCCTTTCCGCGGTGAATACTACCGGCTGAAACCCGAACACAACCGGATCGTGAACCACCTGATCTACCCGATCCCGGACCCGTCGATGCCCTTCCTCGGGGTTCACCTGACACGCATGATCGACGGCAGCGTCACGGTCGGGCCCAACGCGGTGTTGGCCTGGAAGCGGGAGGGCTACCGCAAGACCGACCTGTCCCTGAGGGACACCCTCGAAACCCTGAGCTATCCGGGTATCCTGAAAGTTCTGAAACAGAACCTGAAACCGGGCCTGAAGGAACTCAAGAACTCGCTGTTCAAGGGCGGTTACCTGAAAATGGTGCAAAAGTATTGTCCGATGCTCGAAAAGGCGGACCTGATGCCCTATCCGGCCGGGGTGCGGGCCCAGGCGGTCTCGCGGGACGGGAAACTGGTGGACGACTTCCTGTTCGTGAACACCGCCCGCACAATTAACGTCTGCAACGCCCCGTCCCCGGCCGCCACCTCGGCGCTGCCGATCGGCGCTCACATCGTCGACACAGCGATACAGCAATTCCATCTGGGGCCCAGAGCCGACAGCCGGGTCGCGTGA
- the glaH gene encoding glutarate dioxygenase GlaH, protein MSHAAALQSAGNRHGSADQGFTLKESDYSKRLLELVFNPGTVNRFIEAMDPYPVQALEYKSLLRFRAGQILDDLCGNQLQPLLVETLADRATGALLVEPRGLERVEQAEDMVKFTTAVAHLFGRSNQDAMSGKYYARFVVQNVDNSDSYLRQPHRVMELHNDGTFVEQDTDFVLMLKIDEQNMAGGNSLLLHLDDWEHLERFCSSPMAHRVMRWSAPPSKNTQKDVFHPVFDVDSQGRPIMSYIDQFVQPKNLAEGTWLADLSDALEGSRRKLSIPVPVGSFLLINNHFWLHGRDRFTAHEGLRRELMRQRGYFTHTKTLRSPLQ, encoded by the coding sequence ATGAGTCACGCTGCCGCCCTGCAGAGCGCCGGAAATCGGCATGGATCTGCTGATCAGGGTTTTACCCTAAAAGAGAGCGATTACTCCAAGCGGTTGCTGGAGCTGGTGTTCAACCCCGGGACCGTCAACCGCTTCATCGAGGCCATGGACCCATATCCGGTGCAGGCATTGGAGTACAAATCCCTGCTGCGTTTTCGGGCCGGCCAGATCCTGGATGACCTCTGTGGCAACCAGCTCCAGCCGCTGCTGGTCGAGACGCTGGCCGACCGCGCCACCGGTGCGCTGCTGGTTGAGCCGAGGGGGCTGGAGCGGGTCGAACAGGCGGAAGATATGGTGAAGTTCACCACTGCGGTCGCACACCTGTTCGGACGCTCCAATCAAGACGCGATGAGCGGCAAGTACTACGCGCGCTTTGTGGTGCAGAACGTCGATAATTCCGACAGCTACCTGCGTCAACCGCACCGGGTGATGGAGCTGCACAACGACGGTACCTTCGTCGAGCAGGATACCGATTTCGTGCTGATGCTGAAGATCGACGAGCAGAACATGGCAGGGGGAAACTCGCTGCTGCTGCACCTGGACGATTGGGAGCACCTGGAGCGTTTCTGCAGCAGTCCGATGGCCCACCGCGTCATGCGCTGGTCGGCGCCGCCGAGCAAGAATACCCAAAAGGATGTCTTTCACCCGGTGTTCGATGTCGACAGCCAGGGCCGCCCCATCATGTCCTATATCGATCAATTCGTGCAGCCGAAAAACTTGGCGGAGGGCACCTGGCTGGCCGACCTCTCCGATGCCCTGGAAGGCAGCCGGCGGAAGCTGTCCATTCCGGTGCCCGTCGGTAGCTTCCTGCTGATCAACAACCACTTCTGGTTGCACGGTCGCGACAGGTTCACGGCCCACGAGGGTCTGCGCCGCGAGCTGATGCGCCAGCGCGGCTACTTTACCCATACCAAGACTCTGCGCAGTCCATTGCAGTAA